From Spiroplasma monobiae MQ-1, a single genomic window includes:
- the rpsU gene encoding 30S ribosomal protein S21 → MASVVVREGEPIEKALKRFQKVAASNKSEARRREYHLSKKEKRIYKQKQNRKFG, encoded by the coding sequence ATGGCAAGTGTTGTTGTACGCGAAGGTGAACCAATCGAAAAAGCATTAAAACGTTTTCAAAAAGTAGCTGCTTCTAATAAATCTGAAGCAAGAAGACGTGAATATCACTTAAGTAAAAAAGAAAAACGTATTTACAAACAAAAACAAAACAGAAAATTTGGATAA
- the ruvB gene encoding Holliday junction branch migration DNA helicase RuvB gives MENNIFRPSCLDEFIGQKNIIDNLNVFVQSAKKRQKNLDHILIYGASGLGKTSLGLLVSKIMNKKIYILNGPSLQKPSDIISPLTAIKENEILFIDEIHSVSKEVFEILYPVLEDNKLNIIIGKDYNSKVVNIKIPNFSLIGATTEINKLATPFINRFPISFHFRHYNEIEISEIIKINCKKLNVNLKEEVINFISKFCQNTPRIAINLLKRIYDYIIISDIKELNINLIKDIFNKMEIYDSGLNSQEVLYLKLVNEHNYLGIETIQQVLGLSQQIIIKNIEPILIRNFLIEKTIKGRRITSKGKEWLKNNL, from the coding sequence ATGGAAAATAATATTTTTAGACCTTCATGTCTTGATGAATTTATAGGACAAAAAAATATAATTGATAACTTAAATGTCTTTGTTCAGTCAGCTAAAAAGAGGCAAAAGAATTTAGATCATATATTAATATATGGTGCATCTGGTCTTGGTAAAACAAGCCTGGGGCTCCTAGTTTCTAAAATAATGAATAAGAAAATATATATTTTAAATGGACCCAGTCTTCAAAAACCAAGTGACATAATCTCTCCATTAACTGCAATCAAAGAAAATGAAATATTATTCATAGACGAAATTCATTCTGTTTCAAAAGAAGTATTTGAAATACTTTATCCCGTACTTGAAGATAACAAGTTGAATATAATTATTGGAAAAGATTATAATTCTAAGGTTGTTAACATTAAAATACCAAATTTTAGCTTGATAGGTGCAACCACGGAGATTAACAAACTCGCAACACCTTTTATTAATAGATTTCCAATATCATTTCATTTCAGGCATTACAATGAAATTGAAATTTCTGAAATTATAAAAATAAATTGTAAGAAATTGAATGTTAATTTAAAAGAGGAAGTTATAAATTTTATTTCAAAGTTTTGTCAAAACACTCCTAGAATAGCAATTAATTTGTTAAAAAGAATTTATGATTACATAATCATTTCTGATATAAAAGAATTGAACATAAATCTAATTAAAGATATTTTTAATAAAATGGAAATATACGATTCAGGTCTAAATAGTCAAGAAGTATTGTATTTGAAATTAGTAAATGAACATAATTATTTAGGAATAGAAACTATACAACAAGTTTTAGGTTTATCTCAACAAATTATAATTAAAAACATTGAACCCATATTAATTAGGAATTTTTTAATTGAAAAAACAATTAAAGGAAGAAGGATAACTTCTAAAGGAAAAGAATGACTTAAAAATAATTTGTAA